A genomic stretch from Candidatus Hydrogenisulfobacillus filiaventi includes:
- the ftsY gene encoding signal recognition particle (docking protein) (Evidence 2a : Function from experimental evidences in other organisms; PubMedId : 11021934, 11123669, 11166993, 12682299, 15995216, 16705751, 22056770; Product type rc : receptor) translates to MGLWDRLREGLQKTRQSLGDRLRQVIQVHGRQWDDSLFDSLEEVLFEADVGVETVEELLQGLREDVRRNRPPTEEGVLNLLGRRMVAMLGESPDPWRLGGERPEVWLLVGVNGTGKTTTAGKMAFGLQARGARVILGAADTFRAAAVEQLQAWGRRAGVDVVAQGMGADPAAVAFDTVQAARARGADVALIDTAGRLHTKSNLMQELGKVVRVVQRDMPNAPHQSWLVLDATTGQNALAQARTFLEVVPVSGIVLTKLDGTAKGGVALAVRRELGIPVRWVGVGERPEDLMPFDPEAYVAAMLGTGASAGEPV, encoded by the coding sequence GTGGGCCTCTGGGACCGCCTGCGGGAAGGATTGCAGAAGACCCGCCAGAGCCTGGGTGACCGCCTGCGGCAGGTCATCCAGGTGCATGGCCGGCAGTGGGACGACAGCCTGTTTGACTCGCTGGAGGAGGTCCTCTTTGAGGCCGACGTGGGGGTGGAGACGGTAGAGGAGCTCCTTCAGGGCCTTCGGGAGGACGTGCGCCGCAACCGGCCGCCCACGGAGGAAGGGGTGCTCAACCTGCTGGGCCGGCGGATGGTGGCCATGCTGGGGGAATCCCCCGACCCCTGGCGGTTGGGCGGGGAGCGGCCGGAGGTGTGGCTGCTGGTGGGGGTGAACGGTACCGGCAAGACCACCACCGCCGGCAAGATGGCCTTCGGGCTCCAGGCCCGCGGGGCCCGGGTCATCCTGGGGGCCGCCGACACCTTCCGGGCCGCGGCGGTGGAGCAGCTGCAGGCCTGGGGACGGCGGGCAGGCGTGGACGTGGTGGCCCAGGGCATGGGGGCCGACCCGGCGGCGGTAGCCTTTGACACCGTGCAGGCGGCCCGGGCCCGCGGCGCGGACGTCGCCCTGATCGACACCGCCGGCCGGCTGCATACCAAGTCCAACCTGATGCAGGAACTGGGCAAGGTGGTACGGGTGGTCCAGCGGGACATGCCCAACGCCCCCCACCAGAGCTGGCTGGTGCTGGACGCCACCACGGGCCAGAACGCTCTGGCCCAGGCCCGGACCTTCCTGGAGGTGGTGCCGGTCAGCGGCATCGTGCTGACCAAGCTGGACGGCACCGCCAAGGGCGGGGTGGCGCTGGCCGTGCGCCGGGAGCTGGGGATCCCGGTCCGCTGGGTGGGGGTGGGGGAGCGTCCGGAAGACCTGATGCCCTTCGACCCCGAGGCTTATGTCGCCGCCATGCTGGGGACCGGCGCCTCGGCCGGCGAGCCGGTTTGA
- the smc gene encoding Chromosome partition protein Smc, which translates to MYLREIRLYGFKSFAEPTRLVLAPGITALVGPNGGGKSNVVDAIRWALGEQRPRELRLARWEDLLAQPGGETRPRPLAEVRLLFDNADGQMERWPELLEVGRRYYRSGESEYLLDNRPVSLKEVTGLFLDSGLGRFSYAIIGQGRVEQALLQRPEERLEQIEEAAGTSRYKLRRREALVHLSAATEKEARIADLLAEARREAEAVAAAAEREREYRTWSEQADRARRELDRHRLARVLAEAAEQEAALRALADQLEQAGRSAAAAEEEVTRRERAARHADLALAATRQELEDTRRQQAEQAAEVARLEAQLEARTREAAGLADDVADARRRQQELEAGGEAGPAPAELEAARAAAGRAGSALEEALERERAARAALEAARAREQGVEARWLRWQGRLGLESSADLAVRRQEAGRLADKVRGLRDEAARLAAERERLRSFVAGLRSQVDTLRHQQAQRQARLSALRQAEAEGDGLAPGVRAILRAASRGQLEGILGTAGSLVQPRAEAAVAIWAALGAAHQDVVVEGERHARAAVRYLQAHGLGRATFLPLDTVRSTPVPAADLPLGSSPGAVGWAMDLVECPPRVEPAIRHLLGRTLVCRTLEEGVILGRTHGFRYRTVTLDGQLLHPGGAITGGSPSARDSRLARRTERERAARQVEEGLALLAGREELLRGSEQELARLEEQWAFVRETLARTEAEWQQAQALWEGWAEEAGDELPALRQQAAAEREAAETQLAAAAAAVETARAARDQALTALRGLESRAAAARAAAGERRRRLEDAARTRAELEARLTAVDRIREGLGARLTAAREAEALTRRRLEVLDGQLAVQTAAAGEQRQAVEAARQAVRAWDLERARLERQRAQLEQVRQRTLLERSQLEERGVRDPVILDEEERLRLERERARAERALEQLGPVEPGSLALWERLQERVVYYQGQLGDVQAGREELERTIAELDQEMARRREEAGRAVEAAFAAACRELFGGGDAGLRWGPEGVDLWVAPPGKRPGSLALLSGGEKALGGIAWLFALLQVRPAPLVVLDEVEASLDEANARRFARYLAAHRQGRQVLVVTHHHPTMEAADVLWGVGGDGRGSSRLLSVRLTPEPAAAPEGGRA; encoded by the coding sequence GTGTATTTGCGGGAAATCCGCCTGTACGGGTTCAAATCCTTCGCCGAACCGACCCGCCTGGTGCTGGCGCCGGGGATTACGGCCCTGGTCGGTCCCAACGGGGGCGGCAAAAGCAACGTGGTGGACGCCATCCGCTGGGCATTGGGCGAACAGCGTCCCCGGGAGCTGCGCCTGGCGCGTTGGGAGGACCTGCTGGCCCAGCCCGGGGGGGAGACGCGGCCCCGCCCGCTGGCGGAGGTGCGGCTGCTGTTTGATAACGCCGACGGGCAGATGGAGCGCTGGCCGGAGCTGCTGGAGGTCGGACGCCGCTACTACCGGTCGGGGGAATCGGAGTACCTGCTGGACAACCGGCCCGTCTCCCTCAAGGAGGTGACGGGCCTTTTCCTGGACAGCGGGCTGGGCCGGTTCAGCTACGCCATCATCGGGCAGGGCCGGGTGGAACAGGCCCTGCTGCAACGGCCCGAGGAGCGTCTGGAACAGATCGAGGAGGCGGCGGGCACGTCCCGTTATAAGCTGCGCCGCCGGGAGGCATTGGTTCACCTGAGTGCCGCCACGGAAAAGGAGGCGCGCATCGCAGACCTGCTGGCGGAGGCCCGGCGGGAGGCGGAAGCGGTAGCTGCCGCTGCGGAACGGGAGCGGGAGTACCGGACCTGGTCGGAGCAGGCCGATCGGGCCCGCCGGGAGCTGGACCGCCACCGCCTGGCGCGCGTCCTGGCGGAGGCGGCCGAGCAGGAAGCGGCCCTGCGGGCGCTGGCGGACCAGCTGGAGCAGGCGGGCCGGTCGGCGGCCGCCGCCGAGGAGGAGGTGACGCGGCGGGAGCGGGCGGCCCGGCACGCGGATCTGGCCCTGGCGGCCACCCGGCAGGAGCTGGAGGACACCCGCCGCCAGCAGGCGGAGCAGGCCGCGGAGGTGGCCCGGCTGGAAGCCCAGTTGGAGGCGCGGACCCGGGAAGCGGCGGGGCTGGCCGACGATGTGGCGGACGCCCGGCGCCGCCAACAGGAACTGGAGGCCGGCGGCGAGGCGGGTCCGGCCCCCGCGGAGCTGGAGGCGGCGCGGGCGGCTGCCGGGCGCGCCGGCAGCGCACTGGAGGAAGCGCTGGAGCGGGAACGGGCCGCCCGCGCCGCGCTGGAGGCGGCCCGCGCTCGTGAGCAGGGGGTGGAGGCCCGCTGGCTACGCTGGCAGGGCCGGTTGGGGCTGGAGTCGTCCGCCGATCTGGCTGTGCGCCGGCAGGAGGCCGGCCGCCTGGCGGACAAGGTCCGGGGTTTGCGGGACGAGGCGGCCCGCCTGGCGGCTGAACGGGAGCGGTTGCGGAGCTTTGTGGCCGGGCTCCGCAGCCAGGTGGACACCCTCCGGCACCAGCAGGCCCAGCGGCAGGCCCGCCTGAGCGCGCTGCGGCAGGCGGAGGCCGAGGGCGACGGGCTGGCGCCCGGGGTGCGGGCGATCCTGCGCGCGGCCTCCCGCGGCCAGTTGGAGGGGATCCTGGGCACCGCGGGATCCCTGGTGCAGCCGCGGGCGGAGGCGGCGGTGGCCATCTGGGCGGCGTTGGGCGCCGCCCATCAGGATGTGGTGGTCGAAGGGGAGCGGCATGCGCGGGCGGCCGTGCGCTACCTGCAGGCCCATGGCCTGGGACGGGCCACCTTCCTGCCCCTGGATACGGTGCGATCCACGCCGGTCCCGGCCGCCGACCTTCCGCTGGGATCCTCGCCGGGCGCTGTAGGATGGGCCATGGACCTGGTGGAGTGCCCGCCCCGGGTGGAGCCGGCCATCCGCCACCTGCTGGGCCGCACCCTGGTGTGCCGGACGCTGGAGGAGGGCGTGATACTGGGCCGCACCCATGGGTTCCGGTACCGGACGGTGACGCTGGACGGTCAGCTGCTGCACCCCGGCGGCGCCATCACCGGCGGCAGCCCCAGTGCCCGGGATTCGCGGCTGGCCCGTCGGACGGAGCGGGAGCGGGCCGCCCGCCAGGTGGAGGAAGGCCTGGCCCTGTTGGCCGGCCGGGAGGAGCTCCTGCGCGGGAGCGAGCAGGAGCTGGCCCGGCTGGAGGAGCAGTGGGCCTTCGTGCGGGAGACCCTGGCCCGTACCGAGGCGGAATGGCAGCAGGCGCAAGCCCTGTGGGAGGGCTGGGCAGAGGAGGCCGGCGATGAGCTGCCGGCCTTACGGCAGCAGGCGGCGGCGGAACGCGAGGCGGCCGAAACGCAGCTGGCGGCGGCCGCCGCCGCGGTGGAGACGGCGCGGGCGGCCCGGGACCAGGCCCTGACGGCTCTGCGCGGGCTGGAAAGCCGGGCGGCCGCCGCCCGGGCGGCGGCCGGGGAACGGCGGCGCCGCCTGGAGGATGCCGCCCGTACCCGGGCCGAGCTGGAGGCCCGCCTCACAGCCGTGGACCGCATCCGCGAGGGGCTCGGGGCCCGGCTGACAGCGGCGCGGGAGGCGGAGGCCCTGACGCGGCGGCGGTTGGAGGTGCTGGACGGCCAGCTGGCCGTGCAGACCGCGGCGGCGGGGGAGCAGCGCCAGGCGGTGGAGGCGGCCCGCCAGGCGGTGCGGGCCTGGGACCTCGAGCGCGCCCGGCTGGAGCGGCAGCGGGCGCAGCTGGAGCAGGTCCGCCAACGTACCTTGCTGGAACGGAGCCAGCTGGAGGAGCGGGGCGTGCGGGATCCGGTTATCCTGGACGAGGAGGAACGCCTGCGCCTGGAGCGCGAGCGGGCGCGGGCGGAACGGGCGCTGGAGCAGCTGGGGCCGGTGGAGCCCGGCAGCCTGGCCCTCTGGGAACGGCTGCAGGAACGCGTGGTCTACTACCAAGGGCAGCTCGGCGACGTGCAGGCAGGCCGCGAGGAGCTGGAGCGCACCATTGCCGAGCTGGACCAGGAGATGGCGCGGCGGCGGGAGGAGGCCGGCCGGGCGGTGGAGGCCGCCTTTGCCGCCGCGTGCCGCGAGCTCTTCGGCGGCGGCGATGCCGGCCTGCGGTGGGGCCCGGAGGGGGTCGACCTCTGGGTGGCTCCGCCGGGCAAGCGGCCGGGCAGTCTGGCCCTGCTCTCGGGCGGGGAAAAGGCGTTGGGCGGCATCGCCTGGCTGTTCGCCCTGCTGCAGGTGCGCCCGGCGCCGCTGGTGGTGCTGGATGAGGTGGAGGCCTCGCTGGACGAGGCCAATGCCCGCCGGTTCGCCCGCTACCTGGCTGCCCACCGCCAGGGCCGGCAGGTGCTGGTGGTGACCCATCATCATCCCACGATGGAGGCGGCGGATGTGCTGTGGGGGGTGGGCGGCGACGGCCGGGGTTCCAGCCGGCTCCTGTCGGTGCGCCTGACTCCGGAACCGGCGGCTGCCCCCGAGGGCGGCCGGGCCTGA
- the spoVS gene encoding regulator required for dehydratation of the spore core and assembly of the coat (stage V sporulation) (Evidence 2a : Function from experimental evidences in other organisms; PubMedId : 7559352, 16428420, 18562273; Product type r : regulator) has translation MQVLRVAASSRPKLVAGAVAAIVREEGAVELQAVGAGAVNQAVKAVAIARTYLSGEAVDLAVVPEIFETAIGGETRTAVRFTVEPR, from the coding sequence ATGCAGGTATTGCGGGTGGCCGCGTCCTCCCGGCCGAAGTTGGTGGCGGGGGCGGTGGCCGCCATTGTGCGGGAGGAAGGTGCGGTGGAGCTGCAGGCGGTCGGAGCCGGAGCCGTTAATCAGGCGGTGAAGGCGGTGGCGATTGCCCGCACCTACTTGTCGGGTGAAGCGGTGGACCTGGCGGTGGTGCCCGAGATCTTTGAGACCGCTATCGGCGGGGAGACGCGGACGGCGGTCCGCTTCACCGTGGAACCGCGTTAA
- a CDS encoding Multimodular transpeptidase-transglycosylase, translating to MRCPRCGQENSPGSQYCRFCGRKLPQVHTPPPGNPAGRRRRRIHWGRAALLAALGVLLVGGGAAAYTVVRAWQTLPSVQQLVAAGDMGQDSVVYDVYGQPVATLHGSTNRVDVPLSRIAPVMQHAIVAIEDHNFYSNPGFDLRSIIRATIVDLIHRAPVQGASTITEQLAKDLYLSDKKTLTRKLQEFIIGLELARLYSKPQILDMYLNEVYFGNGANGIYAASESYFGIPPSQLDLAQAAMLAGLPQAPSLYDPLTNLKLAKQRQLQVLDAMVRYGYITAAQAQAAYQEPLDFHAGTLSQQGGTLYPYPWFIQHVIHYLATQEHIPYNEIFNGGLKIYTTLNPTVYNIAQAAVDHWMNVNFGSNPHRQAAVMVENPHTGYVLAVIGGRTPTISDGADWAFDATRDSGSSIKPLLEYTPAIAKGYTQMSVIQDVPIFRNVDGQAWWPQNDDHIYRGYMTLRDALGISDNDVAVHLLHDIGVNYGVNFARTKFGIRISPQEVQNRGVGLAIGTPVTVAEMTQAYATFANSGVRMQPIFVTKVVNPYGAVIFQDQPHGQAEFSPQVAYVMDKMLERVLDPHPLPGFGPGGAANLTTGYALGIGRPAGGKTGTDNNETNAWFVGFTPQLVCAVWEGDIRGNVPQPYTLSGAGPAFGATAAGPIWQTIMEQVDSRLNLPVEHFPRPSGMVYVPNVSITSGQLAGPYTPPQDVEGAWFIDGTQPTTFGDTHYPVKVSAAQPDRLWQPGCGPYITSVFLKREPDWHPGVPKPWDSRYWAPTRSCQPGAVPPPPPPNSTGQGGGPGNQTLPQG from the coding sequence GTGCGCTGCCCGCGATGCGGTCAGGAAAATAGTCCGGGGTCCCAGTATTGCCGCTTCTGCGGCCGCAAGCTGCCGCAGGTGCATACCCCTCCCCCCGGCAACCCGGCCGGCCGGCGGCGCCGGCGGATCCACTGGGGCCGGGCGGCCCTGCTGGCGGCGCTGGGGGTGCTCCTGGTCGGCGGGGGCGCTGCGGCCTACACGGTGGTACGAGCCTGGCAAACCCTTCCCTCGGTGCAGCAGCTGGTGGCGGCCGGGGACATGGGCCAGGACAGCGTGGTCTACGACGTGTACGGGCAGCCGGTGGCCACCCTTCACGGCAGCACCAACCGGGTGGATGTGCCGCTCAGCCGGATCGCCCCGGTGATGCAGCACGCCATTGTGGCGATTGAGGACCACAACTTCTACTCCAACCCGGGGTTCGACCTGCGGTCCATCATCCGGGCCACCATCGTCGACCTGATTCACCGGGCGCCTGTGCAGGGGGCCAGTACCATTACCGAACAGCTGGCCAAGGACCTGTATCTCAGTGATAAGAAAACCCTGACCCGCAAGCTGCAGGAGTTCATCATCGGGCTTGAACTGGCCCGGTTGTACAGTAAGCCCCAGATCCTGGACATGTATCTGAATGAGGTCTACTTCGGTAACGGGGCCAACGGGATCTACGCCGCCTCGGAGTCCTACTTCGGGATTCCGCCTTCGCAGCTGGACCTGGCCCAGGCCGCCATGCTGGCCGGCCTGCCGCAGGCGCCCTCGTTGTACGACCCCCTGACCAATCTCAAGCTGGCCAAGCAACGGCAGCTGCAGGTGCTGGATGCCATGGTGCGGTACGGGTACATCACCGCGGCCCAGGCCCAGGCAGCGTACCAGGAGCCGCTGGATTTCCATGCCGGAACCCTGAGCCAGCAAGGGGGCACCCTTTATCCCTATCCCTGGTTCATCCAGCATGTCATCCATTACCTGGCCACGCAGGAGCACATCCCTTACAACGAAATTTTCAACGGCGGCCTCAAGATCTACACCACCCTCAATCCGACGGTGTACAACATCGCCCAGGCCGCGGTGGACCATTGGATGAACGTCAATTTCGGGTCCAACCCCCACCGCCAGGCGGCGGTGATGGTGGAGAACCCCCACACCGGCTACGTGCTGGCCGTCATCGGCGGCCGCACCCCCACCATCAGCGATGGGGCGGACTGGGCGTTTGACGCCACCCGGGATTCGGGGTCCTCCATCAAGCCGCTGCTGGAGTATACCCCGGCCATTGCCAAGGGTTACACCCAGATGTCGGTCATCCAGGATGTGCCCATTTTCCGCAACGTGGACGGGCAGGCCTGGTGGCCGCAGAACGACGACCACATCTACCGGGGCTACATGACCTTGCGCGATGCACTCGGCATCTCCGATAACGATGTGGCGGTGCACCTGTTGCATGACATCGGCGTCAACTACGGGGTCAACTTCGCCCGCACCAAGTTCGGGATCCGGATTTCCCCGCAGGAGGTCCAGAACCGGGGAGTGGGGCTGGCCATCGGCACCCCGGTGACGGTGGCGGAGATGACCCAGGCCTATGCCACCTTTGCCAACAGCGGCGTCCGCATGCAGCCCATCTTTGTAACCAAGGTGGTCAACCCCTACGGGGCGGTCATCTTCCAGGACCAGCCGCACGGGCAGGCCGAGTTCAGCCCGCAGGTGGCCTACGTGATGGACAAGATGCTGGAGCGGGTGCTGGATCCCCATCCCCTGCCCGGGTTCGGCCCGGGCGGGGCTGCCAACCTCACCACCGGCTATGCCCTGGGTATCGGCCGTCCCGCCGGCGGCAAGACCGGCACCGACAACAACGAGACCAATGCCTGGTTCGTGGGCTTTACCCCGCAGCTGGTGTGCGCCGTCTGGGAAGGGGACATCCGCGGCAACGTCCCCCAGCCCTATACCCTGTCCGGCGCGGGCCCCGCGTTCGGTGCCACCGCGGCCGGTCCCATCTGGCAGACCATCATGGAGCAGGTGGACAGCCGGCTCAACCTGCCGGTGGAGCATTTCCCCCGGCCCTCCGGAATGGTGTACGTGCCCAATGTGAGCATCACCTCCGGGCAGCTGGCGGGACCCTACACGCCGCCCCAGGATGTGGAGGGGGCGTGGTTTATCGACGGCACCCAGCCGACCACCTTCGGCGACACCCATTATCCGGTCAAGGTCTCGGCAGCCCAGCCCGATCGCCTCTGGCAGCCGGGCTGCGGCCCCTACATCACTAGTGTGTTCCTGAAGCGGGAGCCCGACTGGCATCCCGGCGTGCCCAAGCCCTGGGATTCCCGCTACTGGGCCCCGACGCGGAGCTGTCAGCCGGGCGCGGTCCCTCCCCCGCCCCCGCCCAACAGCACGGGGCAGGGCGGGGGCCCGGGCAATCAGACCTTGCCCCAGGGTTAG
- a CDS encoding protein of unknown function (Evidence 5 : Unknown function), with protein MQCGFCHREVPDDSRFCPFCGHALGLRTLEPPPPPVAAPAAAAVAPPAADASAAPRPSGGPGRGDAGPAGTPAPPGAGGDADPADAGAEEDPAGWLAGRAAGRLPRREWETWRAALTLDRVLFAGALVFAVAGFLWGIARPVTGLEWIAFGLVLMEAARFVRPGGRE; from the coding sequence ATGCAATGCGGGTTTTGTCACCGCGAAGTGCCTGATGACAGCCGGTTCTGCCCGTTTTGCGGGCACGCGCTCGGACTGCGGACCCTGGAGCCGCCTCCGCCGCCGGTAGCGGCACCGGCGGCGGCTGCCGTCGCGCCGCCGGCGGCGGACGCCTCCGCCGCACCGCGACCGTCCGGGGGTCCGGGGCGGGGCGATGCCGGTCCGGCCGGCACCCCTGCCCCGCCGGGCGCCGGGGGGGACGCCGACCCGGCGGATGCCGGGGCGGAGGAGGATCCAGCGGGGTGGCTCGCGGGCCGCGCCGCCGGGCGGCTGCCGCGCCGGGAGTGGGAGACCTGGCGGGCGGCCCTGACGCTCGACCGGGTCCTGTTTGCCGGCGCTCTGGTGTTTGCCGTGGCCGGGTTCCTGTGGGGGATCGCGCGCCCGGTAACCGGCCTGGAGTGGATAGCGTTTGGACTGGTGTTGATGGAGGCTGCCCGCTTTGTCCGGCCTGGCGGCCGGGAGTAG
- the rbcR gene encoding RuBisCO operon transcriptional regulator, with translation MGVGRMNRPEDAFSLHQLRIFQTVARRMSFSRAAEDMIVSQPAVSIHIKNLERQLGLPLFEKVGRRIVLTEAGERLLHYSQRIFALLDETVEAMRVLAGGQEGRLEVAADTTAGVYVVPAYLGSFRRLHPGIAISLEVTNRTAAVERLLLREDLAVIGQVPEQADELVATPFLVNELVVIAGPDHRLAGQHRIPLQELEQETFLLREPGSGTRATAERFFAEAGVRLRAGMELGSNSAIKQAVANGLGIAVIPRRAIALELEAGRLVVLDVQGFPRLRTWQVVEVRNRFLPPPARLFKSFLLAGQEGTVAEVLPRQPG, from the coding sequence ATGGGAGTGGGGCGGATGAACCGGCCGGAGGATGCCTTCAGCCTGCATCAACTGCGGATCTTCCAGACTGTGGCCCGGCGCATGAGCTTCTCCCGGGCCGCCGAGGACATGATTGTGAGCCAGCCGGCCGTCTCCATCCATATCAAGAACCTTGAGCGGCAGCTGGGTCTGCCCCTTTTCGAGAAGGTGGGCCGCCGCATCGTCCTGACCGAAGCCGGTGAGCGCCTGCTGCATTACAGCCAGCGGATCTTTGCCCTCCTGGATGAAACCGTGGAGGCCATGCGCGTCCTGGCCGGCGGCCAGGAAGGACGGCTGGAGGTGGCAGCCGATACCACCGCCGGGGTGTATGTCGTCCCCGCCTACCTGGGTTCCTTCCGCCGGTTGCATCCCGGCATCGCCATCAGCCTTGAGGTGACCAACCGCACGGCTGCCGTCGAGCGGTTATTGCTGCGGGAGGATCTGGCCGTCATCGGCCAGGTGCCCGAACAGGCAGACGAACTGGTCGCTACCCCCTTTCTGGTCAATGAGCTGGTGGTGATCGCGGGGCCGGATCACCGTCTGGCCGGGCAGCACCGGATCCCGCTGCAGGAACTGGAGCAGGAGACGTTTCTCCTGCGGGAGCCCGGGTCGGGCACCCGCGCCACCGCGGAACGCTTTTTTGCCGAGGCCGGGGTCCGCCTCCGGGCGGGGATGGAACTGGGCAGCAACAGCGCCATCAAACAGGCGGTGGCCAACGGCCTGGGCATTGCCGTCATTCCCCGGCGGGCCATCGCCTTGGAACTGGAGGCCGGACGGCTGGTGGTGCTGGATGTGCAGGGCTTTCCCCGCCTGCGCACCTGGCAGGTAGTGGAAGTGCGGAACCGCTTCCTGCCCCCGCCGGCTCGGCTGTTCAAATCCTTTCTCCTGGCCGGACAGGAGGGGACGGTGGCAGAGGTCCTGCCCCGCCAGCCCGGTTAA
- a CDS encoding protein of unknown function (Evidence 5 : Unknown function), giving the protein MPEAWVTEVLGARSWPARVRRLQAVLAGGVPADRVAGELGVGAGLLREWTTALLVLESLDTSRWAVEERRALEAEDAVGALYQLRELAVPEREAAARFLAARRFRGVPVEELVQALKDCRRRGRPPGGCRPGTELARRRWRQAAAHPDPGMRARYRAEAEAYAGPDAAALEAPAGPVRPQVAVRAWSGAPAAPRLVPYRPVPGPEPVPLLPPGGLATVPEGTYLALPPWPELQALQRPLAVPCPAGFGPCGPGREALLVVETAPPPNGAGAGPVLVARAGTWEVGKAASGEGGEAVGRVALVIRMHPEVPLEEDGPEAEWEWGG; this is encoded by the coding sequence ATGCCGGAGGCGTGGGTGACGGAGGTCCTGGGCGCACGCTCCTGGCCGGCGCGGGTGCGCCGCCTGCAGGCGGTTCTGGCCGGGGGGGTGCCGGCCGACCGGGTGGCCGGCGAGTTGGGGGTGGGGGCCGGGCTGCTCCGCGAATGGACCACAGCCCTCCTGGTGCTGGAAAGCCTCGACACCAGCCGCTGGGCGGTCGAGGAGCGCCGGGCGCTGGAGGCGGAGGACGCGGTCGGGGCTCTGTATCAGCTGCGGGAGCTGGCCGTCCCGGAACGGGAGGCGGCGGCCCGGTTTCTGGCGGCGCGGCGTTTCCGCGGCGTGCCGGTGGAGGAGCTGGTTCAGGCCTTAAAGGACTGCCGGCGCCGGGGACGTCCGCCGGGAGGCTGCCGGCCGGGTACTGAACTGGCCCGGCGCCGCTGGCGCCAGGCGGCGGCCCATCCGGACCCCGGCATGCGCGCCCGCTACCGGGCGGAGGCGGAGGCCTATGCCGGACCGGACGCGGCCGCCCTGGAAGCGCCTGCCGGACCGGTCCGGCCGCAGGTGGCGGTACGGGCGTGGTCCGGCGCCCCGGCTGCGCCCCGCCTGGTGCCCTACCGGCCCGTCCCCGGACCGGAGCCGGTGCCGTTGTTGCCGCCGGGGGGGCTGGCGACGGTGCCGGAGGGAACGTACCTGGCCTTGCCGCCCTGGCCGGAGCTTCAGGCCTTGCAGCGTCCGCTGGCGGTGCCCTGTCCGGCCGGCTTTGGGCCGTGCGGGCCCGGGCGGGAGGCGCTGCTGGTGGTGGAGACCGCACCACCCCCCAACGGAGCTGGCGCGGGGCCGGTGCTGGTGGCCCGGGCCGGGACCTGGGAGGTGGGGAAGGCGGCCTCCGGGGAGGGCGGGGAGGCCGTGGGGCGGGTCGCGCTGGTGATCCGCATGCACCCCGAGGTCCCCTTGGAGGAGGACGGCCCGGAGGCGGAATGGGAGTGGGGCGGATGA
- the cbbS gene encoding Ribulose bisphosphate carboxylase small chain (Evidence 2a : Function from experimental evidences in other organisms; Product type e : enzyme), which produces MELRTVQQGTFAFLPPLTDEQIRDQLQWILDQGYVVSVEYTDDPSPRNLFWRMWGLPMFDVKDAAAVWLEFEACRKAFPDQYIKINGYDPIRQGQAVSFVAHWPDAGR; this is translated from the coding sequence GTGGAGTTACGGACGGTGCAGCAGGGGACCTTTGCCTTCCTTCCCCCGCTGACGGATGAGCAGATTCGTGACCAGCTGCAGTGGATCCTGGATCAGGGCTACGTGGTCAGCGTCGAGTATACCGACGACCCGAGCCCCCGGAATCTGTTCTGGCGCATGTGGGGATTGCCCATGTTCGACGTGAAGGATGCGGCCGCAGTCTGGCTGGAGTTCGAGGCCTGCCGCAAGGCCTTTCCGGACCAGTACATCAAAATCAATGGCTACGATCCCATACGCCAGGGGCAGGCGGTGAGTTTTGTGGCCCACTGGCCGGATGCTGGCCGCTGA